A window of Bacillota bacterium genomic DNA:
TGGATGAGTTCCCTGAGTTTCGCCGGGAAGTGATTGAAGTATTGCGGCAACCAATGGAGGCTGGTGAAATTACCATCGCCAGGGCCCGGGCCAGCTTTCGGTTTCCTGCCCGATTTTTACTGGTGGCCTCTGCCAATCCCTGTCCCTGTGGCTACTATGGAGTAGAGGCCGCGGAATGCAGATGCTCGCTGAGCCAGATCCAGAGGTACCGCGCCCGGTTCTCCGGACCGATACTTGACCGAATGGACATCTGGATTGATGTGCCGCCGGTTAGCTACCAGCAATTGCGGGATAAACAGGAGACGGAGCCATCCAGCGCTGTTCGATACAGGGTGATCCAGGCCAGGGAGGTGCAAGCCCAACGCTTTGGCGCACCGGGGGCAGTCAACAGCCAGATGGACCCTGGAGCTATAGAAAACTATTGTGGTCTTGACAGGGAATCGGAGCGGCTTCTGGCCGCGGCGTTTAACAGACTTAGTTTCAGCGCCCGTGCCTACCAGCGTTTGTTAAAGCTCTCGCGGACAATTGCTGATTTGGCCGGTCATGAACAGATACAGTTTATCGATGTTTCCGAAGCTTTATCATTCCGCAACCTCCATTGGGAAAGGATTGAGTAAAATGAACCCCATAATCTCTGCCTGTCATCTACACGTGGCGGCCGTTCTCAAATTGGGAGACTCGGCGGTTGATGCCACCGCTGGCAATGGCAACGACACCCTCTTTTTAGCCCGGCTGGTTGGAAAACAGGGGGTTGTACATAGTTTTGATATTCAACAACAGGCCATTGACAACACCCAGGCCTTATTACATGCCCACAGCCTGGAATCTCAAGTGCGGCTTCACAAGCAGTCTCACACCGAAATGAGCAAATATTTAATGCCTGGGACCGTTGGTGCTGTACTGTTTAATCTTGGATATCTTCCCCGAGGAGATAAGACGCTGGTGACAAAACCGGAAACGACAGTTATTGCCTTGAATGCGTCTATATCACTGCTCCGGCCAGGCGGCTTGGTTGCGATTGTTACATATTCCGGTCATTCAGGCGGGGAAGTCGAGGAACAGAAAGTGGCTGAGTTTTGCGGCGCCCTTTCTTCCCGGGACTTTTCGGTTCTCAAGCTTGAACTGATAAATAAGCCCAACTCGCCG
This region includes:
- a CDS encoding methyltransferase domain-containing protein, whose translation is MNPIISACHLHVAAVLKLGDSAVDATAGNGNDTLFLARLVGKQGVVHSFDIQQQAIDNTQALLHAHSLESQVRLHKQSHTEMSKYLMPGTVGAVLFNLGYLPRGDKTLVTKPETTVIALNASISLLRPGGLVAIVTYSGHSGGEVEEQKVAEFCGALSSRDFSVLKLELINKPNSPPRLWLIYKAVK